In Litorimonas taeanensis, one DNA window encodes the following:
- a CDS encoding NAD(P)-dependent oxidoreductase produces MSKPIIGFIGLGLMGGNMVENLQKRGFEVIVMDLNQDAVDAVLARGNASQAKSPKELAEKSDIVQLCLTTSAVVEKIVYSEDGILAGIKEGSVLIDFGTSIPASTQKIGAALAEKGAGMIDAPLGRTPAHAKDGLLNIMAAGDKATFDKYESMLKEQGENVFYLGKLGAGHTTKLINNFMGMTTVTAMSQAFAAAELAGVDRAQLYDIMSSGPSNSPFMKFCKNYAVDGVSDLGFSINNANKDLGYFVQMVSDLGSRSLVAEGTSTCLQAAVDAGMGNGNVPEIFDYFVKLKK; encoded by the coding sequence ATGTCAAAACCAATCATCGGTTTTATCGGCCTTGGCCTCATGGGCGGCAATATGGTCGAAAATCTACAGAAACGCGGCTTTGAAGTCATCGTTATGGATTTGAATCAAGACGCCGTAGACGCTGTTCTGGCGCGCGGAAATGCGAGCCAAGCCAAGTCGCCCAAAGAATTGGCAGAAAAAAGTGATATCGTTCAGCTTTGCTTGACGACATCTGCCGTTGTTGAAAAAATCGTCTATAGCGAAGACGGTATCTTGGCCGGTATCAAAGAGGGTTCAGTCCTTATTGATTTTGGTACATCCATCCCAGCGTCTACACAAAAGATCGGCGCAGCATTGGCTGAAAAAGGCGCTGGCATGATTGACGCGCCGCTTGGCCGTACGCCAGCCCATGCCAAAGATGGTTTGCTGAACATTATGGCCGCAGGCGATAAAGCTACATTCGACAAATATGAGTCTATGTTAAAAGAGCAGGGTGAAAATGTATTCTATCTTGGCAAACTCGGTGCAGGTCACACAACGAAGCTCATTAACAATTTCATGGGTATGACAACAGTTACAGCGATGTCGCAAGCTTTCGCTGCTGCGGAACTCGCAGGCGTAGACCGTGCACAGCTTTATGATATTATGTCCTCTGGCCCTTCAAACTCGCCCTTTATGAAGTTCTGTAAAAACTACGCTGTTGATGGCGTGAGCGACCTTGGTTTCTCAATCAATAATGCGAATAAAGACCTTGGATATTTCGTACAAATGGTCTCTGATTTGGGATCACGTTCCTTGGTTGCCGAAGGTACATCCACTTGTCTCCAAGCGGCTGTAGACGCCGGAATGGGTAACGGTAATGTCCCTGAGATTTTCGACTATTTTGTAAAACTCAAGAAGTAA
- a CDS encoding cupin domain-containing protein, which yields MQSHAFLFGDKVPVEDVDPGIKRQILGHNDDIMLVKATFETGAEGYQHSHVHSQVAYVESGVFDVTIDGVTKRQKAGDCFFVEPHAMHGAVCIEAGVLLDMFSPIREDFFENYKKGKFHDEG from the coding sequence ATGCAAAGCCACGCTTTTCTTTTTGGTGACAAGGTTCCGGTGGAAGATGTTGATCCTGGTATCAAACGTCAAATCCTTGGTCACAATGACGATATCATGCTTGTAAAAGCGACCTTCGAAACAGGGGCAGAGGGCTATCAGCATTCTCATGTTCACTCCCAAGTCGCTTATGTTGAAAGCGGCGTTTTCGACGTAACAATTGATGGCGTCACAAAGCGCCAAAAAGCAGGAGATTGTTTCTTTGTAGAACCTCATGCGATGCATGGTGCCGTCTGTATCGAAGCGGGCGTTCTCTTGGATATGTTCTCACCCATCCGTGAAGACTTTTTCGAAAATTATAAAAAGGGGAAATTCCATGATGAAGGGTAA
- a CDS encoding SDR family NAD(P)-dependent oxidoreductase — protein MTGLKGKVAIVTGGTRDIGRSCSIKLAEAGAKVVANYYNNKAAGEETVAAIEKIGGQAILVKGDMTLKADVDNLVAETRKAFGDNIDVLVNNVGGLVARKTLSEMDEDFLNSVMSLNLNSTFLATQAVVPYMPHGSAIVNLASLAGRDGGGGGASAYSASKAAVMTFTRSMAKELGPQGIRVNALCPGMIDTTFHDKFTPDAVRKNVEASVPLRRQGHPDDCADTVVYLASDAASYITGANLDINGGMFFS, from the coding sequence ATGACCGGTTTAAAAGGTAAAGTCGCAATCGTTACAGGCGGTACTCGTGATATCGGCCGTTCCTGTTCTATCAAACTTGCCGAGGCAGGGGCGAAGGTTGTTGCAAACTATTATAATAACAAGGCCGCGGGTGAAGAGACAGTCGCGGCTATCGAAAAGATTGGTGGGCAGGCTATCCTTGTCAAAGGGGATATGACCCTGAAAGCTGATGTCGATAATTTGGTCGCCGAAACGCGTAAAGCCTTTGGCGATAATATTGATGTCCTTGTGAATAATGTTGGCGGCCTCGTGGCTCGGAAAACATTATCGGAAATGGACGAAGACTTTTTAAACTCTGTCATGTCGCTAAATTTAAATTCGACATTTCTCGCGACGCAAGCGGTTGTTCCGTACATGCCACATGGTAGCGCGATTGTGAATTTAGCGTCTCTGGCAGGACGTGATGGCGGAGGCGGGGGCGCTTCTGCGTATTCCGCTTCGAAAGCGGCGGTTATGACGTTTACGCGATCAATGGCAAAGGAACTTGGCCCTCAGGGTATCCGAGTAAACGCCCTTTGCCCCGGAATGATTGATACAACTTTCCATGATAAATTCACACCCGATGCGGTGCGGAAAAATGTAGAGGCCTCTGTGCCTTTGCGCCGTCAAGGGCACCCTGATGATTGCGCTGATACGGTTGTGTATCTCGCGTCTGACGCAGCGTCATATATCACAGGGGCCAATCTTGATATTAATGGGGGAATGTTTTTCTCATAG
- a CDS encoding sugar kinase encodes MTDFLSFGEIMLRLRTNGYERFFQSPSFEATFGGGEANVAVSLSNYGLDAGFISALPDNDIGQNAVNSLRALGVDTSNILRQGERVGIYYLETGANQRPSKVIYDRAASSICEAKVGDFNWPEIFKGAKWLHITGITPALSQDSADLSLECVKEAQKAGLTTSCDFNFRGKLWKYGKTAPEVMKDLVKHIDVGIANEEDCQKSLGISVDVDVESGSGHLDLSKYEELSQKVLDIYPGMSTIAITLRAAVNANINGWSACMRDRKAGFLSSKKYQLTDIVDRVGGGDSFASAFIAGLHLYEDRQQSLEFAVAGSALKHSILGDFNRVNRKEVEALMGGDGSGRVQR; translated from the coding sequence ATGACTGATTTTTTATCATTTGGCGAAATCATGCTCCGCCTCCGTACAAACGGTTATGAGCGCTTTTTTCAATCACCTAGCTTTGAAGCCACCTTTGGCGGCGGCGAAGCCAATGTGGCTGTTTCACTCTCAAATTATGGATTAGACGCAGGATTTATTTCTGCTTTGCCAGATAATGACATCGGACAAAACGCCGTAAATTCATTGCGCGCGCTGGGTGTCGATACGTCAAACATCCTACGTCAAGGCGAGCGCGTCGGTATTTACTATCTCGAAACAGGTGCCAATCAACGTCCATCCAAAGTTATTTATGACCGCGCTGCCTCTTCAATTTGCGAAGCCAAGGTTGGTGACTTCAACTGGCCAGAAATTTTTAAAGGGGCAAAGTGGTTGCACATTACAGGCATCACGCCGGCCTTATCACAAGATTCTGCGGACCTTAGCCTTGAATGCGTGAAGGAAGCTCAGAAAGCTGGCCTGACGACATCATGTGATTTTAACTTCCGTGGTAAACTCTGGAAATATGGCAAGACAGCGCCGGAAGTCATGAAAGACCTCGTCAAACATATTGATGTTGGTATTGCCAATGAAGAAGACTGTCAAAAGTCACTTGGTATCTCTGTTGATGTTGATGTTGAAAGCGGCAGCGGTCACTTGGACCTTAGTAAATATGAGGAATTATCTCAAAAAGTTTTGGATATTTACCCGGGTATGTCCACAATTGCGATTACGCTTCGCGCGGCTGTAAATGCTAATATTAATGGTTGGTCAGCTTGTATGCGGGATCGCAAAGCGGGTTTCTTATCCTCTAAGAAATATCAGCTTACTGATATCGTTGACCGCGTTGGCGGCGGCGATAGCTTTGCGTCAGCCTTCATTGCTGGATTGCATCTTTATGAAGATCGCCAACAAAGTCTTGAATTCGCTGTTGCGGGTTCTGCGCTTAAGCACTCAATCTTGGGCGACTTCAACCGTGTGAACCGTAAAGAGGTAGAAGCGCTTATGGGCGGTGACGGTTCTGGTCGTGTGCAAAGATAA
- a CDS encoding MFS transporter yields MMKGKLRWVVVGLVALATIINYIDRQTLSVLWYTEIAPDLFPEKDATGIKQIYSVITIVFMFSYAFGQAIFGKIFDWVGTRLGFVLSIGVWSLATIAHAFAKGVLSFSIFRAILGVSEAGNWPGAAKANAEWFPVNERALAQGIFNSGAAIGGIISIPLIGYMALFMSWQLIFIAVGILGILWLVPWLVIVKAPPKYHSWISDEEREYILSGQINEDLNEDGSLDGGYNPPMGELLSRKQSWGVIVASATIDPIWWLFIVWIPTYLFEVHGFVMKDLVAFGFIPYIGAMLGAWFGGLLAQNRIDSGWTVDKTRKLTITLGCLIMLPSLLALAVASTPGLALTLMFIILFGFQTAIGNVQTLPADFYGGKTVGTLAGLAGMAAKLAGAALIFLVPIMTQGGNYFTVFVLGAIMALTAIASIWFLCGNIQPLKPRAK; encoded by the coding sequence ATGATGAAGGGTAAGTTGCGGTGGGTCGTTGTCGGCCTTGTCGCGTTAGCAACAATTATTAATTATATTGACCGTCAAACGCTTAGCGTTTTGTGGTATACGGAAATCGCCCCTGATCTTTTCCCTGAAAAAGACGCGACAGGCATTAAGCAAATTTATTCCGTGATTACGATTGTCTTTATGTTTTCCTATGCCTTTGGTCAGGCCATTTTCGGGAAGATATTTGACTGGGTTGGCACGCGTCTTGGTTTTGTCCTTTCAATTGGTGTGTGGTCTCTGGCAACGATTGCGCATGCCTTTGCAAAAGGCGTGTTATCATTCAGCATTTTCCGCGCTATCTTAGGGGTATCTGAAGCGGGTAACTGGCCCGGAGCGGCAAAAGCCAATGCGGAATGGTTTCCAGTCAATGAGCGCGCTCTCGCGCAAGGTATATTTAATTCTGGCGCTGCAATTGGCGGCATTATCTCAATTCCACTTATTGGTTACATGGCTTTATTCATGAGCTGGCAGCTGATTTTCATTGCTGTTGGTATATTGGGTATTCTTTGGTTAGTGCCGTGGTTGGTTATCGTAAAAGCGCCGCCGAAATACCATTCTTGGATTTCAGATGAAGAACGCGAGTATATCCTCAGTGGTCAGATTAATGAGGACCTGAATGAGGACGGTAGCTTGGATGGTGGTTATAACCCACCAATGGGTGAGCTGTTGTCGCGTAAACAAAGCTGGGGCGTTATTGTTGCCTCTGCGACAATCGACCCAATTTGGTGGTTGTTCATTGTTTGGATCCCGACTTACTTATTCGAAGTCCATGGCTTCGTGATGAAGGATCTCGTGGCCTTTGGTTTTATCCCTTATATCGGCGCTATGCTTGGGGCTTGGTTCGGCGGGCTATTGGCTCAAAACCGTATCGATTCTGGCTGGACCGTAGATAAGACTCGCAAGCTTACAATTACATTGGGCTGTTTAATTATGTTGCCTTCGCTCTTGGCGCTTGCTGTGGCATCGACGCCTGGTTTGGCTTTAACTTTGATGTTTATCATTCTGTTTGGTTTCCAGACTGCAATCGGAAATGTACAGACATTGCCTGCTGATTTTTACGGTGGAAAAACCGTTGGTACTTTGGCCGGTTTGGCTGGAATGGCCGCAAAACTTGCAGGCGCAGCATTGATTTTCCTTGTGCCTATTATGACGCAAGGCGGCAATTATTTCACGGTCTTCGTTCTTGGTGCCATAATGGCTCTCACGGCGATTGCTTCAATTTGGTTCCTTTGCGGGAACATCCAACCTCTTAAACCTCGCGCGAAATAA
- a CDS encoding polysaccharide lyase 6 family protein, with translation MLALSACNVQAEEFLVQDQKAYKEALKQAGPGDVIKLANGTWEDFEILFKGEGKKNKPIRLTAETSGGVFLTGQSNLRLAGEYLEVSGLVFKDGYTPTSEVISFRRNSKDLANNSRVTEVVIDNFNQPERQEVDHWVMLYGKNNRFDHNHVVGKRNKGVTLAVRLNDEDSQNNHHRIDHNYFGPRPILGSNGGETIRIGTSHYSRTDSYTVVENNYFDRCDGELEIISNKSGRNQFLNNTFYQSRGTLTMRHGNNNLVEGNVFFGNDADHTGGIRVINAGQTIRNNYMEGLKGTRFGGALVVMNGVPNGPINRYDPVKDALIENNSLINSDNIQLGAGSDEERSGVPTDSRFESNLIYNDDGRDVFTVYDDMSGIDFENNILGSMDPPDFTDGFSRETVSLTRAENGLMYPQEGISAGIKRDMTVTTKEMTGVTWFPKTEPIVQFGSGDTHAVTSEEGALFAAIEAAQAGDVIALSPGDYVVRKFLKIDKPLTIKAVGEVNISFERSALFEILNGGSLQLSGLNISGAEAPDNAGNSVIRTSPYSMLENYRLEISDTNFTQMDVNHSFNILRVSKGTFADNILIENSNFKDVTGAIFQLDKEDDDYGIYNAEYLTIKNSTFENVEGAIVNFYRGGTDESTFGPHFNLSESSVSDIGGGKRNKSKASLLLHGVQVTNISGNSFKNSQPFVINHTVGEPKTRIVENKFSQISAPIVTELNSGLEPTAIISENEGLKP, from the coding sequence ATGCTCGCTCTATCTGCGTGCAATGTTCAGGCGGAAGAGTTTTTAGTTCAAGATCAGAAAGCCTATAAAGAGGCCCTTAAGCAGGCTGGGCCTGGAGATGTTATTAAGCTCGCAAATGGAACTTGGGAGGATTTCGAAATCCTTTTCAAAGGCGAGGGTAAAAAGAATAAACCTATACGATTGACGGCGGAAACTTCGGGGGGAGTATTTCTTACCGGTCAATCCAACCTGAGACTTGCGGGAGAATATCTCGAAGTTTCAGGTCTTGTTTTCAAAGACGGTTACACACCAACGAGCGAGGTGATTTCATTTCGGAGGAATTCAAAAGACCTCGCGAATAATTCTCGTGTCACTGAAGTGGTGATCGATAATTTCAATCAACCTGAGCGGCAAGAGGTTGACCATTGGGTCATGCTGTATGGGAAGAATAATCGCTTTGACCATAATCACGTTGTCGGAAAGCGTAATAAGGGTGTGACGCTTGCTGTTCGTTTAAACGACGAAGACAGCCAAAATAACCATCACCGTATAGATCATAATTATTTTGGTCCGCGCCCAATTTTGGGGTCAAATGGTGGTGAGACTATCCGAATTGGTACGAGCCATTATTCGCGTACAGATTCTTATACGGTTGTAGAGAATAATTATTTTGATCGGTGCGACGGTGAATTGGAAATCATTTCTAATAAGTCTGGACGTAATCAATTTCTAAATAACACCTTTTATCAATCGCGTGGAACGCTGACGATGCGCCACGGGAATAACAACCTCGTTGAAGGCAATGTCTTTTTTGGTAATGACGCAGACCATACAGGCGGTATTCGCGTCATCAATGCGGGTCAAACTATACGAAATAACTATATGGAAGGCCTGAAAGGGACACGCTTTGGCGGCGCTTTGGTTGTCATGAATGGCGTTCCGAATGGCCCCATTAATCGTTATGATCCGGTGAAAGATGCGCTGATTGAGAATAACAGCTTAATTAATAGCGACAATATCCAGCTGGGCGCGGGTAGCGATGAAGAACGGAGCGGGGTTCCTACGGATAGCCGTTTTGAAAGTAATCTCATTTATAATGATGATGGCCGTGATGTCTTCACCGTCTATGATGATATGTCAGGTATTGATTTTGAGAACAATATTCTGGGGTCTATGGATCCGCCTGACTTTACGGATGGATTTTCTCGCGAAACAGTGAGTCTTACGCGGGCTGAAAATGGTCTGATGTACCCCCAAGAGGGTATTTCTGCTGGTATAAAGCGGGACATGACCGTTACGACGAAGGAAATGACGGGAGTCACGTGGTTTCCCAAGACAGAGCCAATTGTTCAATTTGGCTCTGGTGACACGCATGCCGTTACATCAGAGGAGGGCGCTTTATTTGCGGCGATAGAGGCGGCTCAAGCCGGCGATGTTATCGCGCTGAGTCCGGGTGATTATGTCGTTCGCAAGTTTTTGAAGATCGATAAGCCTCTGACTATCAAGGCTGTGGGCGAAGTTAATATTAGTTTCGAGCGGTCGGCTTTGTTTGAGATTTTAAATGGCGGTAGCTTGCAACTTTCTGGTCTAAATATTTCCGGAGCAGAAGCGCCTGATAATGCGGGTAATAGTGTCATCCGCACGAGCCCTTATTCCATGCTCGAAAATTATAGGCTTGAGATTAGCGACACGAATTTTACGCAAATGGATGTCAATCACTCTTTCAATATTCTGAGAGTCTCTAAAGGGACATTCGCGGATAATATATTAATCGAAAATTCCAACTTTAAAGATGTAACGGGCGCGATTTTTCAGCTTGATAAGGAAGATGATGATTACGGCATTTATAACGCTGAATATTTGACCATTAAAAACTCAACCTTTGAAAATGTTGAGGGCGCAATTGTGAACTTTTATCGCGGGGGTACGGATGAAAGTACTTTTGGGCCGCATTTCAATTTAAGCGAGTCTTCTGTTTCAGATATAGGAGGCGGGAAGCGAAATAAGTCAAAAGCGTCACTTCTCTTGCATGGCGTTCAGGTGACGAATATTTCTGGGAATAGTTTCAAAAACAGCCAACCTTTTGTCATTAATCACACAGTTGGTGAGCCAAAAACGCGCATTGTTGAAAATAAGTTTTCTCAGATATCGGCTCCGATTGTGACCGAATTAAATAGTGGTTTGGAGCCGACGGCTATCATATCTGAAAATGAGGGGTTAAAGCCATGA
- a CDS encoding heparinase II/III domain-containing protein yields the protein MIRFSHTLLSALILGTALSGCESSISEKPVSISPQASGFDSVQSQAEQRVKTQISQDVIVPTPKDAGGGYTHEKHKDNAKLIYDAGQLYTLTGDAIYAEYAGKVMLAYADVYPSWDLHPAQKEQSPGRMFWQNLNESWWLLHVAQSYNAIKATLSEEQREKIETDLLRNMADFLSDGSPKTFNKIHNHGTWATAAVGLTGYAINDEDYVEQALLGLDKSGDAGFLKQMNKLFSPDGYYNEGPYYQRYALMPFVIFAQAVEKNNPERKIFEQRDGILKKAIYTTIQQNYGGLFFPINDAIKDKGIATTELLHGVAIAYELTGDAGLLSIAQAQGEFVLTPESRKLAEDIAAGKTKSFNYKTMRLGDGEDGTEGALDILRVSTDPKDLVLVAKNTSQGLGHGHFDKLGFLLYDEGLEIIRDYGAARFLNVEAKYGGHYLAENNKFAKQTIAHNALVVDETSHFNGKVDVGNENAPELGVFFDGGDLKITSAEIKTAYPDVTMDRTMAMVSDAAFPSPIIIDLIEGHSENSHQYDLPFYYNGQLTETNFKITADTTVRRPLGLKNGYEYLWRVGHGSAVDGLSKVTWLLDRKFYSVTSSVPNEAELIFAEIGANDPNFNLRREPAFIIRAKSDDGISIASVIEPHGEYNPIVEYTVNSHSNVKTVQHFENGGDEFIRIETKDGEVVGLAISGETDAEAVHSIEVAGTTQTWTGPYKLFHSQKHLSGDN from the coding sequence ATGATACGGTTCTCTCATACATTATTGTCGGCGCTTATATTAGGAACAGCTTTATCGGGCTGTGAAAGCTCAATTTCCGAAAAACCTGTGTCAATTTCGCCGCAAGCCAGTGGTTTTGATAGTGTACAAAGCCAAGCGGAGCAGCGCGTAAAAACACAAATATCACAAGACGTCATCGTCCCTACGCCCAAAGATGCAGGCGGCGGCTACACGCATGAAAAGCATAAAGATAATGCCAAACTAATCTATGATGCGGGACAACTATATACCCTGACGGGTGATGCGATTTATGCAGAATATGCCGGAAAAGTCATGTTGGCTTATGCGGATGTCTATCCAAGCTGGGATTTGCACCCCGCCCAAAAAGAACAGTCACCGGGGCGAATGTTCTGGCAGAACTTGAATGAAAGTTGGTGGCTTTTACATGTGGCGCAGAGCTATAATGCCATTAAGGCGACTTTGAGCGAGGAACAGCGCGAGAAAATTGAAACAGACTTGCTGCGAAACATGGCTGATTTCTTATCCGATGGTTCTCCAAAAACTTTCAATAAAATTCATAATCATGGCACATGGGCGACAGCGGCTGTGGGGCTCACAGGCTATGCGATTAATGATGAAGACTATGTAGAGCAGGCTTTACTGGGATTAGATAAATCTGGTGATGCGGGTTTTCTTAAGCAAATGAATAAGCTCTTCTCTCCGGATGGGTATTACAATGAAGGGCCCTATTATCAACGCTATGCGCTGATGCCTTTTGTTATTTTTGCGCAAGCCGTTGAAAAGAATAATCCAGAGCGCAAAATTTTTGAACAAAGAGACGGCATTCTTAAAAAAGCTATCTATACAACAATTCAGCAAAATTACGGCGGGCTGTTCTTTCCGATTAATGACGCTATCAAAGATAAAGGTATCGCGACGACAGAGCTGTTACACGGTGTTGCCATTGCTTATGAGCTAACGGGTGATGCAGGGCTGCTCTCTATTGCTCAGGCTCAAGGGGAATTTGTCCTTACGCCAGAGAGCCGAAAATTGGCCGAAGATATTGCGGCAGGTAAGACTAAATCCTTTAATTACAAAACAATGCGCCTCGGAGACGGTGAAGACGGAACGGAAGGGGCGCTTGATATCTTACGGGTTTCAACCGATCCAAAGGATTTGGTTCTTGTCGCGAAAAATACGTCTCAAGGCCTAGGTCACGGCCATTTTGATAAGTTGGGTTTCTTACTTTACGATGAAGGGCTTGAGATTATTCGAGATTATGGCGCCGCGCGATTTTTGAATGTAGAAGCCAAATATGGCGGCCATTATCTTGCCGAGAATAATAAATTCGCCAAGCAAACCATCGCGCATAATGCACTGGTTGTAGACGAGACCAGCCATTTTAATGGCAAAGTTGATGTGGGTAATGAAAATGCCCCCGAGCTAGGTGTGTTTTTCGATGGCGGTGATTTAAAAATTACGTCGGCAGAAATTAAAACAGCCTATCCAGATGTCACCATGGATCGTACTATGGCGATGGTCTCTGATGCTGCATTCCCAAGCCCGATTATTATCGACTTGATTGAAGGTCATTCTGAAAATTCACATCAATATGACTTACCCTTTTACTATAATGGTCAGTTAACAGAAACGAACTTCAAAATCACCGCAGACACGACTGTGCGTAGACCTTTGGGGCTGAAAAACGGTTACGAATATTTATGGCGAGTGGGGCATGGAAGCGCTGTTGATGGTCTATCAAAAGTCACATGGCTATTGGATCGAAAGTTTTATTCGGTCACCTCATCCGTACCTAACGAGGCTGAGTTAATCTTTGCTGAAATTGGCGCCAATGACCCAAATTTCAATCTACGCCGAGAGCCCGCCTTTATCATCAGAGCGAAAAGCGATGATGGTATTTCAATTGCTTCAGTCATAGAGCCACATGGCGAGTATAATCCAATTGTGGAATATACTGTGAATAGCCATTCAAATGTTAAAACTGTCCAGCATTTCGAAAATGGCGGCGATGAATTTATTCGCATTGAGACAAAAGATGGCGAAGTTGTAGGCTTGGCTATTTCTGGCGAGACGGACGCTGAGGCTGTTCATAGTATTGAAGTCGCAGGCACGACTCAAACATGGACGGGGCCATATAAACTCTTTCATTCACAAAAACACTTATCCGGAGATAATTAA